ATCATAGAGCTGCGATTTGGTCATCATGACGCTGCCGATAAAACTGAGCAGTATGCCGACAATCCCCATAATCGCAAAATACAGCCAGTTAAGCCCTGCCTCGCAGAGCGGCTGGCAGAGTGCTCCGAACAGCATGCCAAACAACAGAAACAGACATCCCGCAACATAGATTACCAGCAGTACGATTCCGACTGTCAGCAGGGCACTGCTCTCTTTTTTGCGGGACCTCTGAAACATCGTCGAGAACAACTGCCGGAGATTCATTTTAATCAGTGCTCTGAACATGTTCTCCCTCCAATTCCAGAAATACGTCCTCAAGTGATTCGTCACCGATCACTTCGTCTGTCTTTCCGCTCTTTATCAGTGTGCCATTTTTAATGATCGCTATCCGATCACACAGTTTCTCCGCCACCTCCAGGACATGAGTGGAGAAAAAAATCGCACCGCCGTTATCACACAGTGTCCGCATCAGCTCCTTTACCTCAAACGCCGCTTTCGGATCGAGGCCGACAAACGGCTCATCCATGATCAGAAGCCTCGGTTCGTGAATCAATGCAGAAATAATGGCAAGTTTCTGTTTCATTCCGTGAGAATACGTACTGACTGGAGAGGCAAGGTCATCGATCAGTTCAAACTGGCGGGCATACCGATGAATCCTCTCCTCGCGTTCCATTCCGGGAACACCGTAGATATCAGCGATAAAATTCAAATATTTAATCCCGCTCATAAACTCATAGAGGTCGGGATTATCCGGTATATATGCCAGTTCCTTTTTACAGGCCAGCGGCTGTGACCTGATGGATTTTCCGTCAATCAGGATTTCTCCGTCCTCAAAGTTCAGGATTCCGCAGCAGCATTTAATTGTCGTTGTCTTGCCCGCACCATTGTGCCCGATAAATCCATAGATTTCCCCCGGATGGATATGGAGTGAAAGATGGTCTACCGCTTTTTTGCTGCCGTATGTTTTTGTAAGGCCTTCGATTTTAAGCATGATTTTTTCCTCATTTTAAATTTCTACAGTTTCCGCTTCCAGAACGCGCTGTCGCTTTGCTATTCTTCATTATAGCTCTGCTGTTTCTATAAATCAAATAAAAAGAAAACAACTGACAAAAAAAGGAAGCTGCCACCCGGCAGCCTCCCAAAAACATATATTCCCGCTTATGCAGTTACAGCCTCAAACTGAGAGTTATACAGCTTTGCATAGAATCCGTTCTTCGCCAGAAGGGTTTCATGATCCCCCTGTTCGATAATGTCACCGTCCTTCATGACCAAAATGACGTCCGCATCTTTGATCGTCGAGAGCCGATGTGCGATCACGAAGCTGGTGCGCCCTTTCATCAGATTGTTCATGGCTTTCTGGATGCGCGCTTCTGTTCTCGTGTCAACCGAGCTGGTCGCCTCGTCGAGTATCATGACCGGATTATCCGCCAGAATAGCTCTCGCAATTGTCAGCAGCTGTTTCTGGCCCTGCGACACATTGCTGGCATCTTCATTGAGTTCCATCTGGTACCCGCCTGGCAGTGTCTGGATGAAATGATGAGCATGTGCTGCTTTTGCTGCTGCTATGACTTCATCATCGGTAGCATCCAGCCGCCCGTAACGGATATTCTCCATAATAGTACCCTTGAACAGCCAGGTATCCTGCAGTACCATACCGAAGCTCTCCCTGAGTTCGCTTCTGTTGAAGCTGCGCAGGTCATGACCGTCAACACTTATATTTCCTTTGTTGACATCATAAAAACGCATCAGCAGTTTTACCATCGTCGTCTTTCCCGCGCCCGTCGGACCTACGATCGCCACTGTCTGCCCCGGTTCCACATGACAGCTGAAGTCATGGATGATTACCTTATCAGGCTGATAACCGAACCGCACATGGTTGAAATCCACCTCACCCTTTACACGTTCCAGATGAACCGGATGTTCCACCGTCTGATCCTCTTCCTCCTCGCTGAGGAATTCAAACACGCGCTCCGCGGCTGCAGCAGTCGACTGCAGCATATTGGATACCTGCGCCACCTGGGTGATCGGCTGCGTAAAACTCCTCACATACTGGATAAATGACTGAATATCTCCGACTTCAATCATATTTTTAACAGTGAGAAATGCCCCGACTACCGCAACCGCAACGTATCCGAGATTCCCCACGAAGTTCATGATCGGCTGCATCATGCCGGACAGGAACTGCGATTTCCAGGCTGACTGAAACAGTACATCATTTGTCTCATCGAATTCATGCTCCATCTCATCCTCTTTATTGAATGCCTGAACGATCGTATGTCCGCTGTAGACTTCTTCCACCTGCCCGTTGATCTTACCCAGATATTTCTGCTGCGCTACAAAGTATTTCTGTGAAAACTTGACCACGACTGCGATCAGTCCCAGGGATACCGGCAGGATCACAAGTGCAATTACTGTCATCAGCGGACTGATGGAAAGCATCATGATCAGAATACCGATAATCATAGTCACCGAAGTAATCAGCTGAGTAACACTCTGATTCAGACTCTGTCCAAGGGTATCAACATCATTCGTAATCCTTGAGAGGACTTCTCCGACAGTCCGGGACTCGAAATACTTCATCGGCATTCTGTTGATCTTCTGAGAAATTTCTTCCCGGAACCGGTAACAGAGCTTCTGCGA
The Ruminococcus gauvreauii genome window above contains:
- a CDS encoding ABC transporter ATP-binding protein; translation: MSETHERPQRPGRMHGPGRGMVPGEKAQDFKGTIRKLLAYMGRYKFALIGVFIFAVGGTAFNIVGPKILGKATTEIFNGLVGKISGSGGIDFEKIGRILLILIALYLISALLTFIQGFIMTGISQKLCYRFREEISQKINRMPMKYFESRTVGEVLSRITNDVDTLGQSLNQSVTQLITSVTMIIGILIMMLSISPLMTVIALVILPVSLGLIAVVVKFSQKYFVAQQKYLGKINGQVEEVYSGHTIVQAFNKEDEMEHEFDETNDVLFQSAWKSQFLSGMMQPIMNFVGNLGYVAVAVVGAFLTVKNMIEVGDIQSFIQYVRSFTQPITQVAQVSNMLQSTAAAAERVFEFLSEEEEDQTVEHPVHLERVKGEVDFNHVRFGYQPDKVIIHDFSCHVEPGQTVAIVGPTGAGKTTMVKLLMRFYDVNKGNISVDGHDLRSFNRSELRESFGMVLQDTWLFKGTIMENIRYGRLDATDDEVIAAAKAAHAHHFIQTLPGGYQMELNEDASNVSQGQKQLLTIARAILADNPVMILDEATSSVDTRTEARIQKAMNNLMKGRTSFVIAHRLSTIKDADVILVMKDGDIIEQGDHETLLAKNGFYAKLYNSQFEAVTA
- a CDS encoding ABC transporter ATP-binding protein gives rise to the protein MLKIEGLTKTYGSKKAVDHLSLHIHPGEIYGFIGHNGAGKTTTIKCCCGILNFEDGEILIDGKSIRSQPLACKKELAYIPDNPDLYEFMSGIKYLNFIADIYGVPGMEREERIHRYARQFELIDDLASPVSTYSHGMKQKLAIISALIHEPRLLIMDEPFVGLDPKAAFEVKELMRTLCDNGGAIFFSTHVLEVAEKLCDRIAIIKNGTLIKSGKTDEVIGDESLEDVFLELEGEHVQSTD